In one Mastacembelus armatus chromosome 19, fMasArm1.2, whole genome shotgun sequence genomic region, the following are encoded:
- the gngt2b gene encoding guanine nucleotide-binding protein G(I)/G(S)/G(O) subunit gamma-T2b, with amino-acid sequence MARDMTDKEILKMELEQLKKEVNTPRTPVGANCAETIAFVEGLLPNDPLIKGVPDDKNPYKGEKGGCIVT; translated from the exons ATGGCTCGGGATATGACAGATAAGGAAATCTTGAAAATGGAGTTGGAACAGTTGAAGAAGGAAGTTAACACACCTAGGACACCA gTGGGTGCGAACTGTGCAGAAACCATTGCTTTTGTTGAGGGGCTGTTACCAAATGATCCGCTGATTAAGGGTGTTCCAGATGACAAGAACCCCTACAAGGGGGAAAAGGGAGGCTGCATAGTAACATAG